In Dysgonomonadaceae bacterium PH5-43, the genomic stretch CTTCATTACTAATATAGCTCCAAGTCCTTCAGGGTGAGAAGCTGTTAAGTGATAAGCATCACCTGAAGCTCCACCGCCTACAACTTCTGCATAAATCTTAGCTCCACGAGCAATTGCGTGCTCCATTTCTTCTAAGATAAGACAAGCACTACCTTCTCCGATTACAAAACCATCTCTACTTGCGCTGAATGGACGCGAAGCAGTTTCAGGAGAATCGTTTCTCGTTGAAAGAGCGTTCATTGCGTTAAATCCTCCAACACCAGAAACAGAAACCGCAGCTTCGGCTCCACCAACAACTATAGCGTCAGCTCTTCCTAAGCGTATCATATCAAATGCAGTTACAGCTCCATTGGTTGAAGATGCGCAGGCCGAAACAGTTCCGAAGTTAGGTCCTCTAAAGCCGTATTTTATAGAAACATGACCAGATGCAATATCACTAATCATTTTTGGTATAAAAAACGGACTAAAGCGTGGACCCATCTCTTCGCGCAAATAGTAGCTACCTACTTCTTGTTCAAATGTGATGATGCCACCTATACCTGAAGAAATTACAACTCCAATTCTATCTTTGTCAACAGTTTCAGAGTTTGCTATTCCCGAATCTTCTATTGCTTCTGTTGCAGATACTACAGCTAACTGAGCGTAACGATCCATCTTTCGAGCTTCTTTTTTATCAATATAAGCATTAGGATCAAAGTTTTTCACTTCGCAGCCAAACTGAGTCTTGAATTTAGAAGCATCAAATAAAGTAATGGGTCCGGCTCCGCTAACTCCATTTATCATAGATTCCCATGTGCTTGGCACAT encodes the following:
- a CDS encoding 3-oxoacyl-[acyl-carrier-protein] synthase II (product_source=KO:K09458; cath_funfam=3.40.47.10; cog=COG0304; ko=KO:K09458; pfam=PF00109,PF02801; smart=SM00825; superfamily=53901; tigrfam=TIGR03150); its protein translation is MELKRVVVTGLGAITPLGNDVPSTWESMINGVSGAGPITLFDASKFKTQFGCEVKNFDPNAYIDKKEARKMDRYAQLAVVSATEAIEDSGIANSETVDKDRIGVVISSGIGGIITFEQEVGSYYLREEMGPRFSPFFIPKMISDIASGHVSIKYGFRGPNFGTVSACASSTNGAVTAFDMIRLGRADAIVVGGAEAAVSVSGVGGFNAMNALSTRNDSPETASRPFSASRDGFVIGEGSACLILEEMEHAIARGAKIYAEVVGGGASGDAYHLTASHPEGLGAILVMKNALADANLSPEDIDYINVHGTSTPVGDPSEVKAIKEVFGESAYKLNISSTKSMTGHMLGAAGAIETMACVLAVQNDIVPPTINHEEGDEDPSIDYNLNFTFNKAQKREVRAALSNTFGFGGHNACLIVKKFTK